A region of the Fusobacterium simiae genome:
GATAATGGTAATGTAGAATTCAAAAGTTGGTTAGAAGCTCTTGTAAATGAAAAAGATACTGAATTAAATGTATTAAAAGCAAAATTTGATATAATAGAAGCAGAGAACAAAATTTATCAAGCTATGGGTGGAAAAGCTAAATAGAAATTTAAACTAGTATTATTATAATATAGAGAGTATAATAACATAAAAGAATGTCTTGTATTTCTTAGAAAATTTTTAGAAACATTGATTGGTAATTTTATCTTATTTTTAAGGAGGAGTGGTTAAAAATGAAAAATCAATTGAAAAGAATATTACCTTTTTTCATAATTGGAATTACAAGTATTAGTTATGGAAAAAACATTTCTAATGTTAATACTCTCAATAAAATTCAAGTAAATATTGAATACATGAGAGGTTTTTCTAAAAATCATGATTATAAGAATATTTCTGCAAATCAATCTGTTATTATGCCTGCTTTTCGTTGGACTGGTGATAGTGGAGTTAATGCTTCTTTTTGGAATGGTATTACAGATATAGGTGGAGGATTAATTCCTTATGTAGCCTTTGGTTCTTATGTTGGTACAAGTTGGAGAACGCAGCAATTAGTTCAAAGGGATGCTGATGCTAAACAGATTCAACAAAATAATCAAGCTGGTATAAAGAGCATAGGTTATACTTATACTGTCAATTCTACAAGAGATCTTAATGAAGTTTATGCTGATATTGATAATTTTGTCAATTTTTATGGAAGAGAAAATATTTCAGGATATTTTGTTGATGAAGTTATGGGTGGTGCCACACAAAATCAAATTGAATATATGGCAAACATATATAATTACATAAAAACAAAATACCCTGAAATGCTTGTTATTGCAAATAATGGTTGGGGGATTAGAGATGGTATTGCACCTTATGCTGATATTTGGCTTACAAGAGAGGTTACTGCAGATGAGTATTTAAATCATTATCGTGAACCTACTTCAGAATTTGAAAAAAATCCTGAAAATGCTAGTCATATTTATCATGTTATACATTCTGCTTCACCTGAACAATATGAAGAAATTTTAAGATTATCTCGTGAACGAAATGCTGGACGAGTATTTATTACAAGTGATACTAATGCTTATCCATCTGGATATGATGATTTACCAACATATTTTGAAGATTTAATGTTGACAATAAATAATTTTACTCCAAAATCAAACAGCTTATTTTCAAGTGACAGCAGGGCAAGTGATAAAGTAACAATAGAAATGCCTCGTTCAAAAGTAGATTTAGATTTAACAAAAACTTTAAGAAATATAAGTTATAAAAATCTTGAAAATACAAAAGATGGAGAATATAAAATTGATATTGCATATATGCAAAATTATGGAGGAGAATACAAAGATAAAGAAAGTAATGTTAAATATAAGTCGGATAGTGATGGAATTTTACTTAACACCTCTAAAGATTTTGGAAAGCTTACTTTAGGAATTGCTTTTGGTTCTCAAAAATCAAACGTCAATTATAAAGAAAAATATGGAGGTGTTAAAGAAAAAATAACATCTTATGAATTTGGTTTAAATGGAAAATACGATTTTAATGAAAATATAGATTTAGCAACTAATTTAATATACTCTACAAACAAGCATAAATTTAATACAAGTAACGGTTTAGGTGCCATTAATGGTGTTAACTATAAATCAAAAATTTTAGATTTTAATACTAGATTAGGTTATAAGTTTTTATTTGATAATGGATATGTAAAACCTTATATAGGGCTAGGAATAACAAGAGTGAAAGAAGAAGATATTGATAAACTTAAATTTTCTGATACTTCAAAAACAGCCTTGAATGGCAGTTTTGGTGTATACGGAGAAAAATCATTTGGAAAATTCTATCTTTTTGGTGACTTAGAATATGAACATAGATTTAGTAATAAATCTTATCATGGAGTAAGAACATATTCAACAAGATATGAAATTGCTGGATTAGATTATAAAAAAGGTGTAGTTAATTTTGAACTTGGTTTAAGATATAATATCACAGATAATTTCAGGATAAATGTAGCTTATCAATTAAGTGAAAATAAAAATAACCTTATGAAATTTGGTTTTGGGTTTGAATTTTAAAAAAATTAAAAAACTGTTGAAAACTTTTTGGAACATTGATATTTTCAACAGTTTTTTAGTGATTTTATTTTTTATTTTTCTTTAAATATTCAGCAATAGCAGCAACATCCTTATCTCCGCGACCAGAAATATTTACAATAATAATTTTATCTTTATCAAGTTTTGGAGCTCTTTTAATAACTTCTGCCAAAGCATGAGAACTTTCAATAGCAGGGATAATTCCCTCTTTTTTAGTTAATAATAGAAGTGCATTAACTGCTTCATCATCAGTTGCAGATACATATTCTGCTCTTTTACTATCTCTCAAAAAAGCATGTTCTGGACCTATGCCTGGATAGTCTAAACCAGGAGATATAGAATATACAGGTTTTACAGAGCCATCTTCATTGAATAGTGCATAAGTTTTCATTCCATCTAATACTCCCACTGTTCCCAATGTAAGAGTTGCTGCATGTCTATCAGTATTTAATCCCTTACCTGCTGCTTCAACTCCAACTAATTTAACATCTTTATCAGAAATAAATTCTGCAAATGCTCCGATAGCATTAGAGCCTCCTCCTACACAAGCAATTACCATATCAGGTAGTCTATTTTCCTTTTCTAAAATTTGTCTATGAGCTTCTTGACTGATAACTTTTTGAAAATCTTTTACTATACTTGGATAAGGATGTGGACCAACAGCTGAACCAAGCACATAAAAAGTATCTTCTATATTATTTATCCAAGCACCAAATGCCGCATCAACTGCTTCTTTTAATGTTTTTTCTCCTTCTTCAACAGCATGAACAGTTGCTCCTAACATTTCCATACGAAAAACATTTAATCTTTGTCTTTCAGCATCCAAGGCTCCCATATAGATATCACATTGCATTCCAAATTTTGCAGCAGCTGCAGCAGTAGCCACTCCATGTTGTCCTGCTCCTGTTTCAGCAATAACTTTCTTCTTACCCATTCTTTTTGCAAGCAAAATTTGTCCTATAACATTATTTAACTTATGAGCACCTAAGTGATTTAAATCTTCACGCTTTAAATATATTTTTGCTCCCCCTAAATAATTTGTTAAACTTTCTGCAAAATATAAAGGTGTTTCTCTACCAGAATAATCTTTTAAATAATGATGATATTCTTTTAAAAATTCTTCATCATCTTTATATCTATTATATGCTATTTCTAATTCATCTAATGCTTTTTGTACTACCTCTGGAACATAGCTTCCACCAAATTCTCCAAAATAACCTTTTTTATTTTCTGTTGTCATAATTTTCTCCTCCTAGATTTTTATTAGATAAAATATAAAAACTCTAAAAAGAAAAACCACACAGTAATATACTATGTGGCTTTTATCCATATATGTTAAAGGATTTCTATATCGCCGACATAGATGCTTTTTAGAGTACACTAAAAGTTGCATCTATGTCTAAAACATACACACAACTTTACCTATGCCAGCTTTGCCAATATCTCAAAGTTGTTGTTATTTGTTTCATTGCGACTTCCTCCTTTTTATTTTAAATTTTTTCTAG
Encoded here:
- a CDS encoding autotransporter domain-containing protein, coding for MKNQLKRILPFFIIGITSISYGKNISNVNTLNKIQVNIEYMRGFSKNHDYKNISANQSVIMPAFRWTGDSGVNASFWNGITDIGGGLIPYVAFGSYVGTSWRTQQLVQRDADAKQIQQNNQAGIKSIGYTYTVNSTRDLNEVYADIDNFVNFYGRENISGYFVDEVMGGATQNQIEYMANIYNYIKTKYPEMLVIANNGWGIRDGIAPYADIWLTREVTADEYLNHYREPTSEFEKNPENASHIYHVIHSASPEQYEEILRLSRERNAGRVFITSDTNAYPSGYDDLPTYFEDLMLTINNFTPKSNSLFSSDSRASDKVTIEMPRSKVDLDLTKTLRNISYKNLENTKDGEYKIDIAYMQNYGGEYKDKESNVKYKSDSDGILLNTSKDFGKLTLGIAFGSQKSNVNYKEKYGGVKEKITSYEFGLNGKYDFNENIDLATNLIYSTNKHKFNTSNGLGAINGVNYKSKILDFNTRLGYKFLFDNGYVKPYIGLGITRVKEEDIDKLKFSDTSKTALNGSFGVYGEKSFGKFYLFGDLEYEHRFSNKSYHGVRTYSTRYEIAGLDYKKGVVNFELGLRYNITDNFRINVAYQLSENKNNLMKFGFGFEF
- the trpB gene encoding tryptophan synthase subunit beta, producing MTTENKKGYFGEFGGSYVPEVVQKALDELEIAYNRYKDDEEFLKEYHHYLKDYSGRETPLYFAESLTNYLGGAKIYLKREDLNHLGAHKLNNVIGQILLAKRMGKKKVIAETGAGQHGVATAAAAAKFGMQCDIYMGALDAERQRLNVFRMEMLGATVHAVEEGEKTLKEAVDAAFGAWINNIEDTFYVLGSAVGPHPYPSIVKDFQKVISQEAHRQILEKENRLPDMVIACVGGGSNAIGAFAEFISDKDVKLVGVEAAGKGLNTDRHAATLTLGTVGVLDGMKTYALFNEDGSVKPVYSISPGLDYPGIGPEHAFLRDSKRAEYVSATDDEAVNALLLLTKKEGIIPAIESSHALAEVIKRAPKLDKDKIIIVNISGRGDKDVAAIAEYLKKNKK